GCCGCGCCGACAATGGCGATCGCGACAAGGAAGATCGATCGGCGGCATGTGATGATCGGATTGTCGCTGTTGTTGGTCGTATCGAGCCTGCTTGCGGCAACGGCGTGGTCGCTGCCGTCGCTGCTGTTTGCCCGCGTGCTACTGGGGATCGCACTGGGCGGCTTCTGGTCGATGTCGGCGGCAATCGCGATGCGGCTGGTGCCCAGCGAGGTGCTGCCGCGTGCCATGTCGATCATCCTGACCGGTGTTTCGGTGGCGACCGTCTGCGCTGCCCCCGTCGGGGCCTATGTCGGCAACGTCTGGGGATGGCGCACTGCCTTCATCATTGCCGCCGGCGTCGGCCTTGTCACACTGATCGTGCAGTTCGCGACGTTGCCCAAGCTTCCGCCCATCAGCATCGCAAGCTTCAGCGCCCTGCGTGACGTCTCCCGGAACCCGATGATCCGCGTCGGCCTGCTGCTGGTGATCCTGACCGCGTCCGGCCATTTCGCCGGCTTCACCTATTTCCGTGCCTTCCTCGAGCAGGTGCCGGCACTCGGCATCGAGACCATCTCGCTTGTGCTGCTTGCCTTCGGCATCGGCGGCTTCTTCGGCAACCTCGCCGGCGGCTTCATGGCCGAGCGCAGCCTGCGGTCGGCGGTGACGCTGGCTCCCCTGCTCATCGCCATCTCGGCGCTGGCGCTGCTGGTGGCAGGCTCATCGGCAGGGATCGCAGGTGTCGCCATCGCCGCCTGGGGCTTTGCTTTCGGCGCGGTGCCGGTCGGCGTGCAGACCTGGATGGTGCGCGCGGCCCCCGACCACGCCGAAAGCGCCGGCGGCCTGATGGTTGCTACCTTCCAGGTGGCGATCG
The nucleotide sequence above comes from Aminobacter aminovorans. Encoded proteins:
- a CDS encoding MFS transporter produces the protein MNDVATATLDGIPIPHAKAELPAEPLWGAVLSLSLGVFGLVTAEFLPASLLTPLAQDLGITEGTAGQAVTATAVVAAIAAPTMAIATRKIDRRHVMIGLSLLLVVSSLLAATAWSLPSLLFARVLLGIALGGFWSMSAAIAMRLVPSEVLPRAMSIILTGVSVATVCAAPVGAYVGNVWGWRTAFIIAAGVGLVTLIVQFATLPKLPPISIASFSALRDVSRNPMIRVGLLLVILTASGHFAGFTYFRAFLEQVPALGIETISLVLLAFGIGGFFGNLAGGFMAERSLRSAVTLAPLLIAISALALLVAGSSAGIAGVAIAAWGFAFGAVPVGVQTWMVRAAPDHAESAGGLMVATFQVAIALGALFGGLLVDTAGVNSAFIYSGAATLLAAIAVACFGRKHAS